In Haliotis asinina isolate JCU_RB_2024 chromosome 16, JCU_Hal_asi_v2, whole genome shotgun sequence, the following are encoded in one genomic region:
- the LOC137268811 gene encoding uncharacterized protein — protein MPTIITTIAIIGITDIIIITTTTIIDIMDTTITITTDIMDTITTDTIVMEDTIITTTTIIIITAAAAAVKAAAAARARARAPAAARRSSSIIITPPVGLLPQAHPGLLAAPAVEGHPNLHRLHLRTTRSPSLCPSPTAAAEVTVTATTCPSSSQPPDNMIW, from the coding sequence ATgcccaccatcatcaccaccatcgccATCATCGGCATCacagacatcatcatcatcaccaccaccaccatcatcgaCATCatggacaccaccatcaccatcaccacagaCATCATGGACACCATCACCACAGACACCATCGTCATGGAggacaccatcatcaccaccaccaccatcatcatcatcacagcggcagcagcagcagtgaaagcagcagcagcagcgagaGCGAGAGCGAGAGCTCCAGCAGCAGCGAGGAGATCATCATCCATCATCATCACTCCTCCGGTGGGTCTTCTTCCTCAGGCTCATCCGGGTCTTCTGGCTGCTCCAGCTGTGGAGGGTCATCCGAATCTTCATCGTCTTCATCTGAGGACTACCCGATCCCCATCCCTGTGCCCATCTCCCACGGCGGCAGCGGaggtcacagtcacagcaactACCTGCCCATCATCCTCACAACCGCCGGATAATATGATCTGGTAA
- the LOC137268902 gene encoding angiomotin-like: MDITVMDTTITTIDIMDTTIIMATDTTDTDMEEDILTFITTTITITTTAAAAAAAVAAAAVKAVKAAAAARARAPAAARRSSSIITTPPVGLLPQAHPGLLAAPAVEGHPNLHRLHLRTTRSPSLCPSPTVAAEVTATATTSPSSSQPPDNMFL, encoded by the coding sequence atggacatcaccgtcatggacaccaccatcaccaccatcgaCATCAtggacaccaccatcatcatggCCACCGACACCACGGACACCGACATGGAGGAGGACATTCTGACgttcatcaccaccaccatcaccatcactaccacAGCAGCAGCGGCGGCGGCagcagtggcagcagcagcagtgaaaGCAGTgaaagcagcagcagcagcgagaGCGAGAGCTCCAGCAGCAGCGAGGAGATCATCATCCATCATCACCACTCCTCCGGTGGGTCTTCTTCCTCAGGCTCATCCGGGTCTTCTGGCTGCTCCAGCTGTGGAGGGTCATCCGAATCTTCATCGTCTTCATCTGAGGACTACCCGATCCCCATCCCTGTGCCCATCTCCCACGGTGGCAGCGGAGGTCACAGCCACAGCAACTACCTCCCCATCGTCCTCACAACCGCCGGATAATATGTTCTTGTAA